Genomic segment of Catenulispora sp. MAP5-51:
GGGTGTCATGTACAGGAAGGCGTCACCGAACTGTTCGGCCTCCTGCCACTCCGTGGCAGCGTGCCGCGGGTGTGGATGGCGGCCGTCATCCGTTCGAGGTATTGGCGGGCGATAACGACGCTGACCTCTTCGGCCGCCTTGGCGACCGCGGGATTCTCGGGTGTCTGCGGGATGTCCGTATAGGAGGCCGTGGCCCGCCAGGGCTTCAGCCGGCCGGGCACCCCGGTCACCTCCTCGACCAACCCGTACTTCGTGAGCATTCGCAAGTGGTAGCTGCAACTGGCGACGGACTCGCCGGTCAGCTCGGCGGCGCGCGTCGCGGTCAGCGGGCCTTCGATCCGGAGGTGGGCGACGAGAGCCAGCCGGGTGGGATGGGCGTATGCGCGCAGCGCGCGCACCTCGCCGAGCTGAACAGTATGTCGCGGCTCTGATTCACTCACTCCCCAAAGGTAGCGTTGCAAAGAAACCTTTATAAGCGGTGGCGCTGCTGCCCTCCGGGTGAGCCCCAGGCGACCGGAGGAGGGGGGCGAACCCGTCTGTCGGTGGGGGATTCCCGATGTCCGGCTGGTTAGCGTGAAGCTCATTGTTCCGGGCCTACTGCGAGGTGGACGGGAATGCGGGTTCTCGGATTCAGCGGCATGCACAACAGCATTGACTACAAGCGGCACGCGCTTCCCGGTCTTGATCCGCGGCACTACCGCATCGTCCAGGGCTTGGACTCAGCGGCCGCGTTGGTGACCGACGAAGGCGTAGTCGCCGCAGCGGCGGAAGAGCGGTTCACCGGCCAGAAGACGACGGGTGCTTTTCCGATCAACGCTATGAACTTCTGCATGCAACAGGGCGGCATCGACATGGCGGACGTCGACTGTGTCGCCTTCGGGTTCGACTACCAGCCGAGCGAGCTGACTGAGTCCACCGAATACGCACGCGGTTTGTATGAGACCGTTCACTCGGCCGCTGCCAAGCGCGCTCTTGCGGGAGTGCTGGCCTGAACGCGACTGGCGCCGGGACTTCGTGCCGGTCCGTCATCACGTGGCACATGCGGCCAGTGCCCACCACCTGAGCGGGTTCGACCAGGGACGAACACGGCGCTGTCCTGTTGCGCGGTTTCCAGCCGCTTGACGCCGGTGGCCTGGCCGACCTCGCCACCGCGCTCGGCGGGGAGCTTCTCGACTACACGAACCGTTCCACCCCGCGCAGCCGGGTTACCGGGCGGGTCTTCACATCAACCGAGTATCCACCCGACCAGACCATCCCGTTGCACAACGAGAACGCGTACTCGGACGTATGGCCGCGAACGTTGTTCTTTGACTGTTTGGTAGCAGCTGCGCAGGGCGGCGAGACGCCGCTGGCAGACAGCGCTCGCGTCTATGACCGCGTGCCGACCCGGATTCGCGAACGCTTCGAGCGA
This window contains:
- a CDS encoding winged helix-turn-helix domain-containing protein; this translates as MRALRAYAHPTRLALVAHLRIEGPLTATRAAELTGESVASCSYHLRMLTKYGLVEEVTGVPGRLKPWRATASYTDIPQTPENPAVAKAAEEVSVVIARQYLERMTAAIHTRGTLPRSGRRPNSSVTPSCT
- a CDS encoding TauD/TfdA family dioxygenase; the protein is MRGFQPLDAGGLADLATALGGELLDYTNRSTPRSRVTGRVFTSTEYPPDQTIPLHNENAYSDVWPRTLFFDCLVAAAQGGETPLADSARVYDRVPTRIRERFERGGVMYVRSAPALI
- a CDS encoding carbamoyltransferase N-terminal domain-containing protein, with amino-acid sequence MRVLGFSGMHNSIDYKRHALPGLDPRHYRIVQGLDSAAALVTDEGVVAAAAEERFTGQKTTGAFPINAMNFCMQQGGIDMADVDCVAFGFDYQPSELTESTEYARGLYETVHSAAAKRALAGVLA